From the genome of Neomonachus schauinslandi chromosome 1, ASM220157v2, whole genome shotgun sequence:
GCTTGCTGAGCTGGGTGCTCTGGGGCAAAGGAAACCCCAGACTGGGCTCAAGGCTTCTGATATTTCAGGTGGAAGTATGAGTTGGCCTTACTAGCTATGGGGGGACGTGCCCGTCAGCAGCAGGACTTCTGGGCCGAGGAGGGCACACAGCAGGCCTGGTGGGGGCCCACGGGCCGGCAGAGCAGGGACACGCAGGAGGCCCGGCGGCAGCAGCTGGGCTGGCAGGAGGAGGCGGGCCTGCACAGGGGCCGGCAGAGCAGGGACACGCAGGAGGAGGGTCTGCAGCAGGACgaggagcaggggctgggccGGCAGCAGgagggggctgagcagggggaggcctCACAGCAGACAGGGGTGCAGCCGACGGGCTTGCAGCAGACAGGGGTGCAGCAGACAGGGGTGAAGCAGACAGGGGTGCAGCAGAGGGGCTTGCAGCAGGCAGGGGTGCAGCAGACAGGGGTGCAGCAGACAGACGCACCGCAGGCTTCCTGGCAGGGAGAGGAGCTGCAGCAGGAGGGCTGGCAGCTAGACTGTTGGCAGCATGAGGAGGCCGAGCAGGGGGAGGTCTCGCAGCAGACGGGTTTGCAGCAGACGGGCTTGCAACAGACAGGGGTGCAGCAGACGGGCTTGCAGCAGACGGACTCGCCGCAGGCTTCCTGGCCGGGGGAGTAGCTGCAGCAGGAGGGCCGGCAGGAGCTGGTGCAGGCTGATTGGCAGGGGCTGGACCCACAGCTCACGGGGGTGCAGATGAGGGTCAGGCAGGAGGCCGGGGTGCAGCCGCTGGACTGGCAACAGCTGGGGGTGCAGCAGGGGGGGGCACAGCAAGGGGGCTCACAGCAGCTCTCTGGGCAGTCGTCCACCTGCCAGGAGGAGTCGGGGCAGGAGTCCCAGGACCCGGGCAGGCAGACGCGGCTGCCGTAGCTCAGGTCGCTGGAGCAGACGGACGGGGTGGACGCGGCCAtggtgggggcggtggggctggaggagggtgtgtgtgtgagtgtgagtatgtgagtgtgtgtgaggtGCTCAGGCTGCTGGCTTTTATACCCCCCGTGAGTGTGTGTTGTCCCAACAACAGGCTCAGTGaagcctctccttccttcttggtGTTTAGTGTTGTGCTCTTTTCCCGGTGCTGGGTCACTGTCTGAATGCCGCTGGCTTGTGAGGCTCCTGAGTGGAGTTCAGGCTATCCTGACCTGTGTTTGTCCCCAAAGGAAAGACAGTAGAAGTGCTNNNNNNNNNNCAGACTCCTTTGTGATGGGTACGGTCCCTTGTTCACTCTTCAGCAGATGCAGGGACAACACGGAGGGGACAGAGACAGCCGCTCTGCCACGAGCCTCCCGTCTGCTGCTGGAACACGTCAATGGTGTCCTCGTCCTCCATCTCCAGCTGACCGGGTCGTCGGGACCGGCGCGGTGAGAGAGGGGAAAGCGGTTAGTTTCCTCGCCATCCCAGGAATACAAAATGCGCACCTGAACGGATACGCAGGTTCACTACACGGTCTTCCTCCCCTTGGAGAACACAGTCCCGACCGCACCTGTGTGCGGCGGCCTCCCTGCGTGTGCGCCATGCGGGGAACGATGCCCAGCAGCACTCACAAAAGCATAGTCAAAGCTAAGGACTTTGATAGAAAAACTAAGCCTCCGGGgatgcctgcctggctcagtcagtagagaatgggactcgtgatctcagggttgtaattTCAAGTCCTATGCTGCGTGTACTGACtacttgaaaattaataaaaacccttagaaagaaaactaagtctcattaaaaaataagtgtctggggcgcctgggtggctcagtcgttgggcgtctgccttcggcccgggtcatggtcctggggtcctggggtcgagccccgcatcgggctccctgctcggcgggaagcctgcttctccctctgaccctccccctgcttgtgttccctctctccctgtgtctctgtcaaataaaNNNNNNNNNNctccccctgcttgtgttccctctctccctgtgtctctgtcaaataaataaataaaatcttaaaaaaaataaaaagtgtctaAAATTTTTACTGAACACAACACAAAATCCCATTCCACTTGGGAGTATCTAATGAGCGGTGCAGACTCCTGGGGACCAGTAGACCACACGCTTCACGGTAAGCGCCACGGGCCGTGTCCATGGACTCCAAAGCAAGCTACGTCACACGAGGAGGATCTGCAGCAGCAAGGGAGCACTGCTGGCTTGCCACTcagctccttccctctccttcaagACCAGGGTGGGGATGGTGCAAACGTTTCCTGCTGCCAGATTTTTTTCCTGGCTCAGGGGGCGCACAAACATCTACCCCGATCTCTGCCCATTCAGACAGAGACTACCGAGGCTGGAAGCAGGAACATTTCCCAGGGATGCTCTCAGGCTGGGACAGCAGGGCCCCTCCCAGGCTCAGACACCACCCGAGCGGCAGCGAGAATGACGGGCAGGCAGGAGAGCCTGGGTGCTCCTCCAGCCTCCCAACCGCCAGGACCCCTGCAGCCTGGCGCCCCGGGTGAGCGGTGTGAGCCTTCCTAGAGggggcgcgcgcgcgcacacagcCTCTGGCTGTGCAGTCCTGCCACGTGACCCACTCCGACTGACTCTCACAACGCTGTGCAGGACAGAAAACAGGCATCCCCGTTACAGAGAAGGATGGAGACTCCAAGAGGGTCAGCGGCTCTCGATCGCAAGGTCGCCCAGCTGACGAACGGCAGCAGAGCCACTGACCTCAGCCTCCTCTTTCCAGGCCCAACGCCCTTCCCCTGCGGTGTGAAGGGAGGTAGCGGGATGGGCGTGTGGTGGGTGGCAGTGAGCAAACACCATGTGACAGTGACAGCATGTGTGCCTGTCCCTCCCGCCCACACCCCTTGTGCATAAATACCGAAAGGGCACAAGAATCAGGCCAGCAATTTAGCTGCAAATCCGGTGTCCAGATACAAGGGGCGGGCGCCGGGAGAGGTGGCCGGAGCGGGGGGCCCCAGCCCGTGACCCTGGACTCACTGTCAGCACCTGgtcctctgccccatcccccagcaTGCAGGATGAGGTCTGACCAAGTGCACTTGCCTCATTTGGAAAACTGAactccaaattaaaaattaaataacctaCTCATTAAAACCATTAAGAAATGTCAAGTATTCTACATGAGCACCCTCAGCAGCTTTCGGGTGAGCACGCCCCACGTGGCCGCGACCAGATGCAAGCCATCGCAGCCCCCTGGCGCACGCAGCTGGCTTTCGTACCTGTGCGGGGGTGTCTGTTTCGTTAATCGGCTGCCCGTCAAACCTGAATCTAATCTGTCTCATTGACAAGCCCTGAAAAGAGAAACCAATTATCATTAGATATTTCCAGATAACACattaattccaaaaaataaaacatttagctTAAAATATCAGAATTCTGAACATACAGACTTATGATCCACTTGATTATAAAAACAGGCCAGAGGGCCTACAATCCGCTTCACGTGATGCCCAGCACGGATGCTTCCAGAAGCTCTCACACATTCCAGCTCCCGGtcctgccccgcccctcccccacttcccttcaGAATCGAGCAGAAGTTCCACACCATTGGCACCACCACCCTCTAAGAACTTCCGTGGGAGAAGCCGTCAGGTGACAGTGAGACCTGGGTCACAGGACCGCGTGCAAGTGGGAAGGAGCCCCGGCCATGGGGCCCGCGGGAGGCCTAGCAGAGCGTCTTCCGTCCAGGAAGGAGCATGTGCAGACTTCCTGCATCCTGGGCAGGATGAACATGGTCGGGGAAGACAAATATCCCCTCTTAAAAAGCAATTCTGATTCCACTTAAACGGAATAAGCAGGATTAAAACATGCATCTCTGCTCCCTCCTGAAAAGACACCAAAAAATTAAGGCATGACCCCCAGGGACGAAGAGAACAGGAAGGAGAAGGCGGAGAGACAGACATCGCCGCCGGCTGGGAGCTGCAGGGCCGTGGCTACTAGACCCCAaggtcagggtgggggtgggcgcaACAAGGCCTAGAGCCCCCAGAGGCCTGGGGGctgattttggatgactgcttggAAGCTGACACAAGAAAGGTCCTTTCAGACGCCCAGCTCAAGgcgcctcccccaaccccaagcgGCCAGGCACTGTCCCTCCCACGGGCAAAAGATCTACTTTCTGGAGACGTGGACTCTGAGCCCTGGGCTCAGGACACCAGGGACAAGTGACAGCGCTGCCGGCCAAGCCCCCTCTCCCCGTCCAGCCGCGCGCCCAGGGCACAGACAGGAGCCTGGGAGGTCCACTTTGGGAAATTTAATGTGACTCACAGGTTGCGACACCTGtgagccccgcccccccaaaacCACCAAGCCTGGCAGGCCACCCCACCATGGCTTGTGGGCTCTACGCATGCAGCTTTTCGTCAGCTTTTTGGGATTCATTTTTAGATATGAGCAGTTAACCAAGGACTTGGGGACATGGAAAGAAAGCCTCAAATGCGCGAGCCATCCAAccaatgaggaaggaaggaacagcgggcatgggaagggaggggccagaggacacagagagacactgGAAATCCTCAGGGAGCCAAAAAACAAGAGATAGTTGCTACTGGGGAAAAGAACCctcaaagaataagaaagaatgaagaaggtTCGGAAATGGTTTGGAAATTGGAAACTGTGGCAGATGCAAGAGTGTCCACATAAGGTGGGACCAGAAAGTTGAAAGAATCTCCCAGAAAGAAaaccaacagcaacaacaaccaaGCCCGATGTCAGGTGGGCAGACGCTCCCGAGGGACAGGTCCAGAACAGGGGCTCCAAGGTGCAGGGGTGTTCCAAACACAGGGAACAGGATGGAAGAGAACGTAAGCTGTGTTTCCTCAACTAAAAACAAGTTTCAACCTGGGAAGTGTTCCGTCAGTGGAGCCcctgacccttgatctcggggcAGAGGGGGGATGATAGTGATATTTCAGGACACAGAATAAGGTCCCAAAAGCTCTGAGAAGAGCAAAGTTACATCAAAGGACAGAGAATCAGAATGTTACTGCACTTGCCACTCCAACACCAAAAGAACACAACGATGTGataaatccaaaaaaagaaactgaatttcaaTCTAGAAATGGTCAAGCGTGAAGGTTTATGAAAAGTAAATCACCGTCAGACATGCAATACCTCAAAGACGCTGCATTTTATAGACCCTTTCAGAGCAAGATGCTAGAAGACACACTCTACCGAAACAGGGGAAGATTAATCCAGAAAATACACAGGATGGAGGCCAAAGAAGTCTCCAGAAGGAATGATTCTGAGGTGGTTCTGCGAGGACAGCCATGCGGCGGGGCATGAAGGAAGGGGTGGCTGGGACCGCAGGGACGTGCCCCCGGGGCAGCGGGTGGAGAACACGGGTGATGAATTCACACAAACACCCGGAAAACCACACACGACCCCCAGACCCCAGACCCCGATGCAGACAAGAGCCAGACGTGAGGCAGTCCGCCGTGCGCCTCCTCGGCCGCGGCAGAATCCAGCACATCCCGAGCAATCTCCCTGCAGGACGCAGGCAGGAGCGAGCGCAGAGGGCAGTGTCAGCCGCACGTCCACCTTTCTTAGGGGAAAATAACGTCTAAAGCCAAACACgtgaaaaaacaaactgaaacacacctacagagaaagataaaaaagcaGCAGTCGCAGAGGAGGGTAGGGAAGGCCTCCAAGAGCAGGCCTGAAAACAGAGGACACGAGGAAGGCACGCAGCTTTCCTACAGGGTTTCTTGTCACGGCAGAAGCCCCAAGGCCAGCACTATGGGAGCCAAGAACGGAACCAGCCAAGCACTAGGATGTGCACAGCACGCGGACACAGGCTGCCTCCCGCTAAGAGGAACCGGGAGCCTCGGAGAAGGGGCCGGGCCGCGCGGACGGACCTGGAGGGCCTCAGGTCCCCGCGTGTGAGTGAGAACCACGGACAGCGAGGGTCGAAGCACCGATGTGTGGGAGACACTGACGACGACGACAGTAAAGGGTCAGGCTGTCACCGGGAGGACGCTGGTGACCCAGCCCGCCGCTGCCGGCGCCggtaagggaagggaaggatcaAGCACTCTCCGCAACCGAGCTGTGAGGACGGCCAGCCGTGTCTCCACGGACATGTTCCAGCCGCTGCAAGAAGGAACATGTCCACTACTCTGCAACCTGCGTATCCGAAGGACGCCGCCACATGTGTCCGGCTCGGGAGGAGAAGCAGGCGGTGTGAAACGGCTGTGGACACAAGAGCTGACGTGCCATCAGATGGAAGACCAACGGGAGCGGAAGGAAACAGCCAGCGAGGGGCGTGCGTGCCCGTGCACAGACACACGCAACCGCGCACGCACGCTCAAGCACACGCGCACTCATTCACACGCacgcactcatgcacacacacaggcactcgTGCATGTACACTCGTGCACACGCAACGCTCATACACAGACATGCACTCGTGCACACGCACTCGTGCACATGCACGtgctcatgcacacacgcacTCGTGCACGTACACTCGTGCACACGCACGCGCTCACGCACACACGCACTCGTGCACGTACACTCGTGCACACGCACGCGCTCATGCGCACACACGCACTCGTGCACGTACActcgtgcacacgcacacgctcATGCACACTCACGCACGTACTCATGCACATGCACTTGTGCATGTACactcatgcacacgcacacgctcatgcacacacacgcactcacgcACGTACTCATGCACATGCACTTCCGCACGCTCACGTacactcatgtacacacacactcatgcacgtGCACTCGTGCACACGCacgcactcatgcacacacaagGCACTCGTGCACGTACACTCGTGCACACGCACGTGCTCATACACAGA
Proteins encoded in this window:
- the LOC110571107 gene encoding keratin-associated protein 10-12-like isoform X2, with the translated sequence MAASTPSVCSSDLSYGSRVCLPGSWDSCPDSSWQVDDCPESCCEPPCCAPPCCTPSCCQSSGCTPASCLTLICTPVSCGSSPCQSACTSSCRPSCCSYSPGQEACGESVCCKPVCCTPVCCKPVCCKPVCCETSPCSASSCCQQSSCQPSCCSSSPCQEACGASVCCTPVCCTPACCKPLCCTPVCFTPASPCSAPSCCRPSPCSSSCCRPSSCVSLLCRPLCRPASSCQPSCCRRASCVSLLCRPVGPHQACCVPSSAQKSCC
- the LOC110571107 gene encoding keratin-associated protein 10-7-like isoform X1, which gives rise to MAASTPSVCSSDLSYGSRVCLPGSWDSCPDSSWQVDDCPESCCEPPCCAPPCCTPSCCQSSGCTPASCLTLICTPVSCGSSPCQSACTSSCRPSCCSYSPGQEACGESVCCKPVCCTPVCCKPVCCKPVCCETSPCSASSCCQQSSCQPSCCSSSPCQEACGASVCCTPVCCTPACCKPLCCTPVCFTPVCCTPVCCKPVGCTPVCCEASPCSAPSCCRPSPCSSSCCRPSSCVSLLCRPLCRPASSCQPSCCRRASCVSLLCRPVGPHQACCVPSSAQKSCC
- the SUMO3 gene encoding small ubiquitin-related modifier 3 gives rise to the protein MCFQEGVKTENDHINLKVAGQDGSVVQFKIKRHTPLSKLMKAYCERQGLSMRQIRFRFDGQPINETDTPAQLEMEDEDTIDVFQQQTGGSWQSGCLCPLRVVPASAEE